The sequence GGCGTTTATGAAAACTCAAGGTTGCTACTTTGCAACTCCAGAAGAAGTGAAAAAAATAGAGCCAGTTGTAATTAATCCAGAAAAGCAAATGGTTAATGCGGCAATTGTAGGGAAATACCCATATGAAATAGCGGCTCTTGCGGGAATTACAATCCCAGAAGATACAAAAGTATTGTGTTGTGAAATTGATGGCGTTGGGGCGGCGTATCCACTTTCTCGTGAAAAACTTTCTCCAGTGTTGGCAATTGTGAAAGCTAAAAATGTTGAAGATGGTATTTGCAAAGCTGAAACAATGGTTGAACTAGGTGGGTTAGGACACTCTTCTGTTATTCATTCTCACGATGAAGCAATTATTAAAGAATTTGGTAAGAGATTAAAAACTGGACGTATTTTGGTGAACTGCCCATCTACTCATGGTGCGATAGGAGATATTTATAACGCAAACACTCCATCTCTAACTCTAGGCTGTGGGTCTTATGGTAAAAATTCCACAACATCAAACGTTTCTACAGTAAACTTAATCAATATTAAAAAGGTGGCGAGTAGACAATTGAATCTTCAGTGGGTTAAACTTCCAAGCAAAATTTATTTCCAACCAGGATGTATTAGTTATTTATCTAAAATGGAGAATATCAAACGTGTTCTAGTCGTAACCGACCCGATGATGGTTAAGTTAGGTTATGTAGATAAAATGATTTACCAACTTAATAAAAATCTTGACAAACCAATTATAGAAATATTTAGTGAAGTTGAGCCAGATCCAGACCTTGAGACTGTAAGAAAAGGAACAGAAGTAATGAATCAATTCCAACCAGATACAATCATTGCTCTTGGTGGAGGTTCTCCTATCGACGCTGGTAAGGCTATGTGGTTATTCTATGAGGCACCAGAAGCAGACTTTATTGGTATGGCGCAAAAATTCTTAGATATCAGAAAGAGAGTTTATACTTTCCCTAAAGTTGGTAGAAAAGCGAAGTTTGTTGCGGTTCCAACAACATCAGGAACTGGTTCTGAGGTTACTTCTTTTGCAGTTATATCTGATAAGTCTACAAATATGAAATACCCTCTAGCGGACTACGAGCTAACTCCGGATGTTGCGATAGTTGATCCTAATTTTGTAATGTCTCTTCCAGCATCAGTGGTGGCTCCAACTGGTATGGACGTTTTAACTCACGCAGTAGAGGCATATGTTTCTATAATGGCATCAGACTATACCGATGGTTTGGCGATAAAAGCTATTCAATTAATATTCGATTATCTTCCAAGATCTTATAAAAATGGTGCAAAAGATCCATTGGCAAAGGAAAAAGTTCATAACGCATCTTGTATTGCTGGTATGGCATTTACAAACGCTTTCCTAGGTCTAAATCACTCTATTGCACACAAACTTGGAGGAGAGTTCCACCTAGCTCACGGTCTTGCTAATGCCGTGTTAATGCCTTATATTATTGAGTATAACGGGGTAATAAATCCTTCTAAGCTAACTAGCTTCCCGAAATATGAAAAATATATAGCGGCAGAAAGATATGCAGAAATTGCAAGAGCTTTGGGACTTCCAAGTTCAACACCAGAAGAAGGCGTAAAATCATTAGCTAAAGCAGTTCGTGATTTGATGAAAGAACTTAATGTTCCATTAACATTTAAAGCTTGTGGTGTTGATGAAGCTGTTTATTTAGCGGCTATTGAAGATCTTTCATACAAAGCATTTGAAGATCAATGTACTACTGCTAATCCTAGACTTCCAAAAGTTAAAGAAATTCAAGAAATTCTTCGAGTTGCGTACTACGGAAAATAAAAATTGGCAAAAAAAAGAGAGGGCGACAGCATTAGCCGCTCTCTTTTACTTTGTAATCAAAGTTTGAGGATTTATAACTTCATCATCTTTTGTTACTTGTAAATAAATATTGCTCGGCTTATTTATGAAAGGGCCTTTTGATCCTCCGACTAATCCGATAGGATCTCCGATTTCTACTGTTTGACCAATTAAAGAGCTATTAGGCTTGCCACCTTGAAAGCCGTAAATGCTTTTATATCCATTTCCATGGTCAATAACCATCAATTGTCCAAGATTTCCAACATTTAGAGTGGTTGGAAGGTCTGTGTAATCTTCAACTATTTCTAATACAACTCCATCTGCAACGGCCAAAACTTCTGTTCCTATCTCGGCCTCTAAGCAAATTCCCATCGTTCTCATTGTATTGCCTAGATCGCTCCACCAATGTGCGGTCGAATCATCTGTATAGTCTACAATAATTTTTCCATCTACAGGAAGTTTAAAGATATCTCCTTTTGTAAAACTAAGAATGTCTTCTTGAGTTGTAGAAACTGTTTCTGAAACTGCAGAAACGGTTTCTGGCTCTTGTTCTATAGGTTTTTCTTCTTTTTTAGGTTGGCTAACTACTTCTGCCACTTTCTCAGGTTTTGGTTCGATTATTTTAACGATTTCTACTTCTGTTTCAAGTACGGCTTCTGTTTCAAGTATGTCTTCTATTTCTACAGGAGAGACAACTTCTTCAGTATGTTCTGGTTCGATTTTTAGATCAATTTTGGGACTCTGATTGGTATCTATTACTATAATATCTGGTTTGATTTCAACATCCGACTCAGATACTTCTATGGCAGGAATTTCGACTTCCTCTTGTGCTATTTGTGTTTGTTGTTCTTCTGGAGCATCTCCATTCCTTGTAGGAAATGAAAATATTGCTGCAATAGCGCCAATACTGACTGCTGTTACTGCTACGTAGAACCCGTAGGCCTTAAAAAATTGTTTAAATTTGTTCATAAAACTTTAGCAAGGAATTTTCTACCTTATAGATAGTGGAGGAGTGTTCCTTACGTACCTTCCTTTCTCCATCCTATCAGAGGATACCATAATGAGTATTCTCTAAATGCTTGTTCAATCTGATCAGCAATCGGTTCGTTAATACTAAAGGTTGCTGATTACCTCCGTCTTTTAAATTATGGACAAGGAAAAAATTTTTTATACAATTATTTGTTAATTTTTTTAATTTCTGTGTCAAAATAGTAATATTTTAAAATAACTTCATATGTATTTCCGAGTTTAGCGTACTCTTTGGCGCCATTTTGACTTAAACCCACGCCTGTTCCATCACCATGTTGGCGAAAAATGATATTGCCGTCTTGAACGGAGATCTCAACATGAGATGATGTAAGTCCAAAAGTTTGTAAAAAGGCTTGCTCGTTGAGAATAGAGCTCCCAAATTGTATAGCAGTGATATACCCGCTGTCATCTATGTCAACAATTTGAATTTGCTGAGCAAGGTAAGTTTCGTTAATTACAATATCTGGGAAATTTGATTTCAACATATCGATAGCTTGAGCTGTGGTATATTGCAGTTCTTTTATTGTGGCATCTACAGGGCTTGGCACTGATTGCAAATATGCTATATCTATACCGTAAAAATCTATACTGTCGCGGGTATTGCCCGCACTTGACGCGTGGTATACTGGTTCAATTAGTTCGTCGTCATGATAAATCACAATGTCTTCGGTAGAAGTAACGGCGGATAAATATACAGAATATGCTTTGTCGTAGTTAGATCCAAATTTATCTTTCATTTGCTGCGTTGTTAGCGGAAGCAAGTCTTTTTGTATCCCATAACCTAATTGCGATCGTGTTAAATATGTTCTAAATATTATAGCATTAACCTTTATATATTCCATAGGTTCGGTATAGTTTACTTCTTGTGCGAGCATTCCGATGATCTGGTTTTGTAGTAATTCGTCGTAGTCAACAATTTCCACGGCATCTGTTGTGGCTATTGTAAATAAAATATTTTTGTGGTGATGCCCACCTATAAATGTCATAAATATAGGCAAGAAAATTAAACACCCAAATAATATTAAAAGATATGGTACTATGCGCTTCAAAAAAATCCCTCCTCTTATAACAGTACACCAAAGAAAGGGCGAACTAAGCGCCCTGTCGTACCATAATTATATGATTAATTGGACAAACTTATAACCCTAGGGCCAGTAAAATATCGCATACATAGTCGTATGTGGCAACATCTTGCGCTCTAAAACTTGTTGCATCGATCAAACCTAATGCAGATGCTTTGGCAATACTTGCTTGATATTGAGGACTAACATCGGCAAAATATGTGGATGTAGCGCCGACAGGATACCCGTTGCGAAGCTCATATAGTTTTATGAGTCCGGCTAAAGCTGATTCATTGGTGGTGGCTTCAGAGAGGTTGCCTATGAATAGTCCAGAATTACTGACTTGATTTGCCTGTGTAGTGCTTATAGGAGCATCGAGGTTTATTACTAGATCGCCCATGGCTATGCCTAACATTAAATTGGCAAACTGTGTTCCGCCAACTGCAGTGTTTCCGAAGTATTTGGTGCCTATTTGACTGATCCCATATCTCGTTGCGATATCTTGCATTGAATGTGTCATATCTCGAGAAAGTCCAATGTTTTGAATAGTATATAGTGCGTTGATGCCTACTGTATTTGTATCAAACGATATAAACATTCCGTCTGCTGTGTTGCTTTTGGTAGAAGGGAGTTGATCCCATCTTCCAGATGCCGTGTCATATACCTGAGCAATGAGATCGACAGGAGCGTATTCGTTGATTCTAAACCCAACTTCCATGGCAGGATAAAGTGTATATACTGGATTGGTTATTCTAGAGCTACTGATCATATTAATACTAGAATGCTCGGCCACTTGAAATAAATATGGATAATCGAGTCTAGCGTTGCCTAGATCATAGTTTCCAAGAGGTGTAAATGAGAACATTGCTTTGTCGGTGCTGCGAGAATTACTGAGGTTAATGCTGCGAGGGTCGATTTCGTACGCTGCAAGGAGTGTATTTACTTTGAGAGTCATGCCTCGGTTTGCAAGTGCTTGCAGTATTTCTATAGGAATGGTTAATCGTCGAGAATATGCATTAATATAATCGTCGTATAGCATTAAGTCGACTTCGAAAGTTCCAATATTTTTATCTAATATTTGTGTAATAACTCCCTCGGGATTTACGATCTCATAATCCCAAATTCCGGTATTGTTATTAAAATTTTCTTCAAAATCGGTATCAAATTCGACAACATTGTCTGGCTCGCCGGTGTATTCATCTTTGGAAGTTTGAGTAACGATAATTACCCAGTTACTATATTCTGATTCCTTCGAAATAATGCGATCGGTTTCCGTATCTTCTACTGTAACTATTGCTTTGACTTTAACAAAATAGTCTTGATTGGCTTTTAAGTTGTTAAATTTAACTATATTTTTCGCAAGGATTTCAAATGGATCATCTTCGGAGCCGCCGTCTGCCTTATTTTCTTCTGTTACAGTTAATTCAATTGCATCGATAAATTCTATGTTATTTGCAAATTCGACTGTATAGGCATAGGTTTTGATCATGCTTCCAGATGTCATTTCGCCAAAGTCATTTTCGTCTTTTTCCCATTGCACAGTAATGGATGTGTCTGTTACGGGTTCGTATTCTAATCCCAACTCTATTAGGCTCAATTTAGAAGCAGGGCCAAGGCTGATTGGCACGTCTGGCGCTGCAATAGGCAGTGTTTTGGCAAATACTGGAGAGCTCCAGGCAGATGCGATATCGCCTTCTTTTTGCTTTGCGCGTATCCATACATAATATTCAGTTTCAGGAAAAAGCCCAACAATTTCGATATAGGCATTTTCGCCATCGCCCACAAAGAACTCGCTATTTGGATCCGATGAAACATCAACGGGGTAGGAAATTGCGTCTGCCGCGTCGGGATCATCGAGTCTGCTATAAACCATCTCGTAATCAAACTTGTGATTATACTTAAAAAATACTTCTATGCTAGAATCTGTAACATCGGAGAGGTTTAAATTGGGAACAACAGGTATTTCTTCCTCGCTTGTAAAGTTTGCTAATGTATTATAAATGATAAAACTAGGATAGGATTGAATGAGCTTGGTGCCGTCGTCTAAAACTCGATATGCTCTAACAAATGTAATATAAGCGGTATTTGCTAGCAGATCTTCTACCTTATGCTCATTCCAAATTAAGCCATACTCATCTCGATCCACACCAATGGCAGGCTCTTCCCATCCGGCGTTCCAATCTGGATCTCCCCCTTCTGTTGCCATCAAATAAATCCATTCTTCGAGAGGCATTCCAGCGTGCATATCCTTAACTTGCTCATAAGGCAAAGTTTTAATTTCATATTTGATATTGTTGCCTAAGCTTACAGGGCGTGACATAAAGTTG is a genomic window of Candidatus Epulonipiscium viviparus containing:
- a CDS encoding fibronectin type III domain-containing protein yields the protein MHLIRSTFAAIFVCVAMLPLNILANPQDPPTDLYANITHKPNGTSSIIPDVLIGWTRPSIAADMDGDTSGSDPAIDVAGSHDLSSYSLDIQDEMSFFPAIDDITIGENTMEQDISTFLFNGTFYEIDLYARHIHTIFDPQTNENNDVIIESVPATLKFITNFDTKVTGTDEGLELIFEHIPSISYQIGITQGAADNIGDFPEEGYITIKDTDLTADNIFKDPSDGRSYVKYLISEGISPGQMYSVYVLPTFSDGNPLKEQTTISVDPKVVSAITSIPLKVFNVGNGKIRLEWNISASILENSYSLTKTSVFAQVAGQNPQEIFTFSDNNGALIGYYELYEPVTTTTYWLEFEFTDLATSNVLSPPPISGKVEYIPYDAVEKPASPQIPKPYHAGLDLNAQTVREYLVKNDTTPYNSTDLAQQTFTVIDTAPLTIQLVWDAYTTKSVEAFETFDYDLVYDIWVTERKESLDSTLLVNGLAPIERNIRIDPDDNATLVSTPFGDTVGFKKYLASYYDVSETLRPLATNKTYYIQIVAKRPNGATYATSEPTIVAITIDKNGDIFVPPILGKPPIKLKDNSLTTSSAAVLWREDWHEIIYRGSAASEDFYADYPENIELASQWHPSVFLSESHPKVFFKQPNDVSTIGIDLITSANLDQVSDYVGNNFFASNFMSRPVSLGNNIKYEIKTLPYEQVKDMHAGMPLEEWIYLMATEGGDPDWNAGWEEPAIGVDRDEYGLIWNEHKVEDLLANTAYITFVRAYRVLDDGTKLIQSYPSFIIYNTLANFTSEEEIPVVPNLNLSDVTDSSIEVFFKYNHKFDYEMVYSRLDDPDAADAISYPVDVSSDPNSEFFVGDGENAYIEIVGLFPETEYYVWIRAKQKEGDIASAWSSPVFAKTLPIAAPDVPISLGPASKLSLIELGLEYEPVTDTSITVQWEKDENDFGEMTSGSMIKTYAYTVEFANNIEFIDAIELTVTEENKADGGSEDDPFEILAKNIVKFNNLKANQDYFVKVKAIVTVEDTETDRIISKESEYSNWVIIVTQTSKDEYTGEPDNVVEFDTDFEENFNNNTGIWDYEIVNPEGVITQILDKNIGTFEVDLMLYDDYINAYSRRLTIPIEILQALANRGMTLKVNTLLAAYEIDPRSINLSNSRSTDKAMFSFTPLGNYDLGNARLDYPYLFQVAEHSSINMISSSRITNPVYTLYPAMEVGFRINEYAPVDLIAQVYDTASGRWDQLPSTKSNTADGMFISFDTNTVGINALYTIQNIGLSRDMTHSMQDIATRYGISQIGTKYFGNTAVGGTQFANLMLGIAMGDLVINLDAPISTTQANQVSNSGLFIGNLSEATTNESALAGLIKLYELRNGYPVGATSTYFADVSPQYQASIAKASALGLIDATSFRAQDVATYDYVCDILLALGL
- the adhE gene encoding bifunctional acetaldehyde-CoA/alcohol dehydrogenase, with the protein product MSEIKTETTPVVESPTAMVDTLAKKAEVALEEFLKLDQEQIDDIVRAMSLAGLTAQMKLARMAIEETGRGIFEDKVTKNIFATEYIYNNIKNLKTVGIINDNQNENYFEVAEPVGIVAGVTPVTNPTSTTMFKAIIAVKARNPIIFGFHPSAQKCSREAAMILRDAAVAHGAPKDCIQWIEVPSLEATGALMNHPSVSMVLATGGGAMVKAAYSTGKPALGVGPGNVPCFIEKTANLEQALTDLILSKSFDNGMICASEQAAIIEAPIYDKAVAFMKTQGCYFATPEEVKKIEPVVINPEKQMVNAAIVGKYPYEIAALAGITIPEDTKVLCCEIDGVGAAYPLSREKLSPVLAIVKAKNVEDGICKAETMVELGGLGHSSVIHSHDEAIIKEFGKRLKTGRILVNCPSTHGAIGDIYNANTPSLTLGCGSYGKNSTTSNVSTVNLINIKKVASRQLNLQWVKLPSKIYFQPGCISYLSKMENIKRVLVVTDPMMVKLGYVDKMIYQLNKNLDKPIIEIFSEVEPDPDLETVRKGTEVMNQFQPDTIIALGGGSPIDAGKAMWLFYEAPEADFIGMAQKFLDIRKRVYTFPKVGRKAKFVAVPTTSGTGSEVTSFAVISDKSTNMKYPLADYELTPDVAIVDPNFVMSLPASVVAPTGMDVLTHAVEAYVSIMASDYTDGLAIKAIQLIFDYLPRSYKNGAKDPLAKEKVHNASCIAGMAFTNAFLGLNHSIAHKLGGEFHLAHGLANAVLMPYIIEYNGVINPSKLTSFPKYEKYIAAERYAEIARALGLPSSTPEEGVKSLAKAVRDLMKELNVPLTFKACGVDEAVYLAAIEDLSYKAFEDQCTTANPRLPKVKEIQEILRVAYYGK
- a CDS encoding murein hydrolase activator EnvC family protein, which produces MNKFKQFFKAYGFYVAVTAVSIGAIAAIFSFPTRNGDAPEEQQTQIAQEEVEIPAIEVSESDVEIKPDIIVIDTNQSPKIDLKIEPEHTEEVVSPVEIEDILETEAVLETEVEIVKIIEPKPEKVAEVVSQPKKEEKPIEQEPETVSAVSETVSTTQEDILSFTKGDIFKLPVDGKIIVDYTDDSTAHWWSDLGNTMRTMGICLEAEIGTEVLAVADGVVLEIVEDYTDLPTTLNVGNLGQLMVIDHGNGYKSIYGFQGGKPNSSLIGQTVEIGDPIGLVGGSKGPFINKPSNIYLQVTKDDEVINPQTLITK
- a CDS encoding SpoIID/LytB domain-containing protein; this encodes MKRIVPYLLILFGCLIFLPIFMTFIGGHHHKNILFTIATTDAVEIVDYDELLQNQIIGMLAQEVNYTEPMEYIKVNAIIFRTYLTRSQLGYGIQKDLLPLTTQQMKDKFGSNYDKAYSVYLSAVTSTEDIVIYHDDELIEPVYHASSAGNTRDSIDFYGIDIAYLQSVPSPVDATIKELQYTTAQAIDMLKSNFPDIVINETYLAQQIQIVDIDDSGYITAIQFGSSILNEQAFLQTFGLTSSHVEISVQDGNIIFRQHGDGTGVGLSQNGAKEYAKLGNTYEVILKYYYFDTEIKKINK